From a single Methylosinus sp. H3A genomic region:
- a CDS encoding 2'-deoxycytidine 5'-triphosphate deaminase, translating into MASAPNAAVYGVLSCEQIRELAAAGVVLATRPIEDGQHQPASLDLRLGPTAYRVRASFLPGKRRSVEALLAELTYDEIGLEGEGAVLERGCVYVIPLLESLALPPDVSGVANPKSSTGRLDIFTRLITDDTEIFDHVAAGYRGRLYAEVSPRSFSVRVRQGSRLDQLRLRRRDPGTELTLSDAALAAEHARAPLADGELTLRDGLILRVALDGLGDVVGYRAQKHTDVIDVDRVDHYAVEDYWERLTPRRGRKLILDPNEFYILASRERIRIPSHLSAEMMAIDPAMGEFRVHYAGFFDPGFGYGESGRPGSRAVLEVRSHDVPFILEDGQVIGRLVYEPMAAEPKILYGQGGVSNYQGQELKLSKHFKVP; encoded by the coding sequence ATGGCGTCCGCGCCGAACGCCGCCGTTTACGGCGTGCTCTCTTGCGAGCAGATCCGCGAATTGGCGGCCGCGGGCGTCGTTCTCGCGACACGGCCGATCGAGGATGGCCAGCACCAGCCGGCGAGCCTCGATCTGCGGCTCGGCCCCACGGCCTATCGCGTGCGCGCGAGCTTTCTTCCCGGAAAGCGCCGCAGCGTCGAGGCGCTGCTCGCCGAGCTCACCTATGACGAGATCGGCCTGGAAGGCGAGGGCGCCGTGCTCGAGCGCGGCTGCGTCTATGTGATCCCGCTTCTGGAGAGCCTCGCCTTGCCGCCGGATGTTTCCGGCGTCGCCAACCCCAAGAGCTCGACCGGGCGGCTCGATATCTTCACCCGCCTCATCACCGACGACACGGAAATCTTCGATCATGTCGCGGCGGGCTATCGCGGGCGCCTCTATGCGGAAGTCTCGCCGCGCAGCTTCAGCGTGCGCGTGCGCCAGGGCTCGCGGCTCGACCAGCTGCGCCTTCGTCGGCGCGATCCGGGGACGGAGCTGACGCTCTCCGACGCGGCGCTCGCGGCCGAGCATGCGCGCGCGCCGCTCGCCGATGGCGAGCTGACCCTGCGCGACGGCCTCATCCTGCGCGTCGCGCTCGACGGGCTCGGCGATGTCGTCGGCTATCGCGCGCAGAAACATACGGATGTGATCGACGTCGATCGCGTCGATCATTACGCGGTCGAGGATTATTGGGAGCGGCTGACGCCGCGGCGCGGACGCAAGCTCATCCTCGATCCGAATGAATTCTATATTCTCGCCTCGCGCGAGCGCATCCGCATCCCCTCGCATCTCTCGGCCGAGATGATGGCGATCGACCCGGCCATGGGCGAGTTCCGCGTCCATTACGCCGGCTTCTTCGATCCGGGCTTCGGCTATGGCGAGTCCGGGCGGCCAGGCAGCCGCGCGGTGCTGGAGGTGCGCAGCCATGACGTGCCTTTCATTTTGGAGGACGGGCAGGTCATCGGTCGGCTCGTGTATGAGCCCATGGCCGCGGAGCCGAAGATTCTCTATGGTCAGGGCGGGGTCTCCAATTATCAGGGGCAGGAGCTGAAGCTCTCCAAACATTTCAAGGTGCCGTGA
- a CDS encoding 4Fe-4S dicluster domain-containing protein has protein sequence MDKGMAEARSIVDAAGLEALLEALRQRGYSLIGPTVRDEAIVYDEIATLNDLPRGVGDEQDGGHYRLTRRNDEALFGYVVGPQSWKKFLHPPVLRLWSARREGDELRVEAEPQTHEKFAFIGARSCELHAIAIQDRVFLGGDYIDPHYRARREDVFLVAVNCGVAGGACFCVSMDTGPKATMGFDLALTEIVAGRSFLVEAGTEAGRALLETLPHRAATTGEIEESEAILAGTAANMGRSLEAGDVRELLARNLDHPRWDDVASRCLACTNCTMVCPTCFCTSVEDTSDLVGVESARSRRWDSCFTLDFSYIHGGSVRQSVKSRYRQWMTHKLSTWHDQFGTSGCVGCGRCIVWCPVGIDLTEEARAIRESDAQKDAT, from the coding sequence ATGGACAAAGGCATGGCCGAGGCCCGCTCCATCGTCGACGCCGCAGGGCTCGAGGCTCTGCTCGAGGCTCTGCGTCAGCGCGGCTATTCGCTCATCGGCCCCACCGTGCGCGACGAGGCGATCGTCTATGACGAGATCGCGACGCTGAATGATCTGCCGCGCGGCGTCGGCGACGAGCAGGACGGCGGCCATTATCGCCTGACGCGTCGCAATGACGAGGCGCTGTTCGGCTATGTCGTCGGCCCGCAATCCTGGAAGAAATTCCTGCATCCGCCCGTGCTGCGCCTGTGGAGCGCGCGGCGCGAGGGCGACGAGCTGCGCGTCGAGGCCGAGCCTCAGACACATGAGAAATTCGCCTTCATCGGCGCGCGCTCCTGCGAGCTGCACGCCATCGCCATTCAGGACCGCGTCTTCCTCGGCGGAGATTACATCGACCCGCATTATCGCGCGCGGCGCGAGGATGTCTTCCTCGTCGCGGTGAATTGCGGCGTCGCCGGCGGCGCGTGCTTCTGCGTCTCGATGGATACGGGGCCGAAGGCGACGATGGGTTTCGATCTCGCGCTGACCGAGATCGTCGCCGGACGCTCCTTTCTCGTCGAGGCGGGGACGGAGGCGGGCAGGGCGCTGCTGGAGACATTGCCGCATCGCGCCGCGACCACCGGCGAGATCGAGGAGTCCGAGGCGATTCTCGCGGGGACGGCGGCCAATATGGGCCGCAGCCTCGAGGCCGGCGATGTGCGCGAGCTGCTCGCGCGCAATCTCGATCATCCGCGCTGGGACGATGTCGCGTCGCGCTGCCTCGCCTGCACCAATTGCACAATGGTCTGTCCGACCTGCTTTTGCACGAGCGTCGAGGACACGAGCGATCTCGTCGGCGTCGAGAGCGCGCGCTCGCGGCGTTGGGATTCCTGCTTCACGCTGGATTTTTCCTATATTCACGGCGGCAGCGTTCGGCAGAGCGTGAAATCGCGCTATCGGCAATGGATGACGCATAAGCTCTCCACCTGGCATGACCAGTTCGGAACCTCGGGCTGCGTCGGCTGCGGACGCTGCATCGTCTGGTGCCCGGTCGGCATAGACCTCACCGAGGAAGCGCGCGCCATTCGCGAAAGCGACGCGCAGAAAGACGCGACATGA
- a CDS encoding cyclic nucleotide-binding domain-containing protein, whose translation MIESIEHIVKEHRFFAGMDAGIVQLVSGCAKNARFDPGQYLFHEGDGADWFYLLRNGRVAIELRDPARGAVTLQTLREGELCGLSWLVPPYRWTYDARAIDLVRAIAVDAACLRRKSEADPRLGYEMMKRFMPPLLERLQAARLQMIDIYGAHG comes from the coding sequence ATGATCGAGAGCATCGAGCATATCGTCAAAGAGCACCGATTTTTCGCCGGAATGGATGCGGGAATCGTCCAGCTCGTCTCCGGCTGCGCCAAGAATGCGCGCTTCGACCCCGGACAATATCTCTTCCACGAAGGCGATGGCGCCGATTGGTTCTATCTGCTGCGCAATGGCCGCGTCGCCATCGAGCTGCGCGATCCCGCGCGCGGCGCCGTGACCTTGCAGACACTGCGTGAGGGCGAGCTCTGCGGCCTCTCCTGGCTCGTGCCGCCCTATCGCTGGACCTATGACGCGCGCGCGATCGATCTCGTGCGCGCCATCGCCGTCGACGCCGCCTGCCTGCGTCGCAAGAGCGAGGCCGATCCGCGGCTCGGCTATGAGATGATGAAGCGCTTCATGCCGCCGCTGCTCGAGCGGCTGCAGGCGGCGCGATTGCAGATGATCGACATTTATGGCGCCCATGGCTGA
- a CDS encoding FAD/NAD(P)-binding protein, whose protein sequence is MADPYPTARAADSIVPPMVPRVARIAKRRREIADVVTLEIEGGAFDFAPGQFNMLTAFGVGEAAISVSGDPADGARLIHTIRAVGAVSRALTELHPGEPIGLRGPFGRGWPMQEAQGRDVIVVAGGLGLAPLRPALYRLFAEREKYGRIVLLFGARSPQDILFRDELEDWRGRLDVEVEATVDHARGDWRGNVGVVTSLISRTSFDPSRTLAMLCGPEIMMRFVANAFIEMSVPQERIYLSMERNMKCAIGWCGHCQFGPVFICRDGPVFPYSQLRGLIAKKEI, encoded by the coding sequence ATGGCTGACCCATATCCGACGGCGCGCGCCGCCGACTCCATCGTTCCGCCCATGGTTCCGCGCGTCGCGCGTATCGCCAAGCGCCGGCGCGAGATCGCCGATGTCGTGACCTTGGAAATCGAAGGCGGCGCATTCGATTTCGCGCCCGGGCAGTTCAACATGCTCACCGCCTTCGGCGTCGGCGAGGCGGCGATCAGCGTCAGCGGCGATCCTGCGGATGGCGCGCGTCTCATTCATACGATCCGCGCCGTCGGCGCCGTCTCACGCGCGCTCACCGAGCTGCATCCGGGCGAGCCGATCGGCCTGCGTGGACCTTTCGGGCGCGGCTGGCCGATGCAGGAGGCGCAAGGGCGCGATGTGATCGTCGTCGCCGGCGGGCTCGGCCTCGCGCCGCTGCGTCCGGCGCTCTATCGCTTATTCGCCGAGCGCGAGAAATATGGCCGCATCGTGCTGCTTTTCGGCGCGCGCAGCCCGCAGGATATTCTCTTTCGCGACGAGCTCGAGGACTGGCGCGGCCGCCTCGATGTCGAGGTGGAGGCGACGGTCGATCATGCGCGCGGCGACTGGCGCGGCAATGTCGGCGTGGTGACGTCGCTGATCTCGCGCACGAGCTTCGATCCCTCGCGCACGCTCGCAATGCTCTGCGGGCCGGAGATCATGATGCGCTTCGTCGCCAATGCCTTCATCGAGATGAGCGTCCCGCAAGAGCGCATCTATCTCTCCATGGAGCGCAATATGAAATGCGCGATCGGCTGGTGCGGCCATTGCCAATTCGGACCGGTCTTCATCTGTCGCGACGGGCCGGTGTTTCCCTATTCGCAATTGCGTGGCCTCATTGCGAAAAAGGAAATCTGA
- a CDS encoding oxidoreductase — MSAQHHAPRLAVWKFASCDGCQLSLLDCEDELLAVAQALDIAYFPEATRAPIRGNYDLSLVEGSITTPHDAERIQDVRRRSRALVTIGACATAGGIQGLRNFADVRDYASIVYARPDYIHTLATSTPIADHVKVDFELRGCPIDKGQLIEVISSFLAGRKPATPAHSVCLQCKLKGNVCVMVAHGTPCLGPVTHAGCGALCPSYDRGCYGCFGPMEAPNAPSLSAQLSALGMDEEALRRVYRTFNADAEAFRKESERHDD; from the coding sequence ATGAGCGCGCAACATCACGCGCCGCGGCTCGCCGTGTGGAAATTCGCCTCTTGCGATGGCTGCCAGCTCAGCCTGCTCGATTGCGAGGACGAGCTGCTCGCCGTGGCGCAGGCGCTGGACATTGCCTATTTTCCCGAGGCGACGCGCGCGCCGATCCGCGGCAATTATGATCTCTCGCTCGTCGAAGGCTCGATCACCACGCCGCATGACGCGGAGCGCATACAGGATGTGCGACGACGCTCGCGCGCGCTCGTCACCATCGGCGCCTGCGCGACCGCCGGCGGCATACAGGGCCTGCGCAATTTCGCCGATGTCCGCGACTATGCATCCATCGTCTATGCGCGGCCGGATTATATCCATACGCTCGCGACGTCGACGCCGATCGCCGATCATGTGAAGGTCGATTTCGAGCTGCGCGGCTGTCCGATCGACAAGGGTCAGCTGATCGAGGTGATCTCGAGCTTTCTCGCCGGCCGCAAGCCCGCGACGCCGGCGCATAGCGTCTGCCTGCAATGCAAGCTGAAGGGCAATGTCTGCGTGATGGTGGCGCATGGGACGCCCTGCCTCGGGCCCGTCACTCATGCGGGCTGCGGCGCGCTGTGTCCGTCTTACGATCGCGGCTGCTACGGCTGCTTTGGTCCAATGGAGGCCCCCAATGCGCCCTCGCTGAGCGCGCAGCTCTCGGCGCTCGGCATGGATGAGGAGGCGTTGCGCCGCGTCTATCGCACGTTCAACGCCGATGCCGAGGCCTTCCGCAAAGAGAGCGAACGCCATGACGACTAG
- a CDS encoding Ni/Fe hydrogenase subunit alpha, translating to MTTRTISVGALARVEGEGGLEIVLRDGVVKSAALNIFEPPRFFEALIRGRAFTEAPDIAARICGICPVAYQMSAVHAMEDALGVRVTGPLRDLRRLLYCGEWIESHMLHVHMLHMPDFLGYAGGVEMARDHGDVVRRGLAIKKAGNEIMTLVGGREIHPINVRVGGFYRAPRKRELRALCERLEQALSQALEVVRFVAGFDFPDCARDYVFVALRHEGEYPFNEGRIVSSRGLNIAAREFDAHFEEFHVERSTALHARMRHGDEAYLTGPLARYALNFEALSVLARQAAQEAGLGSVCSNPYRSIIVRAVETVYALDEALRIIARYEEPDAPCVAIEPRAGVGHAATEAPRGMLYHRYRLEADGTIAEAVITPPTSQNQGTIEEDLKSLVGGFLDLPEEELRHRCEQTVRNHDPCISCSTHFLRLDIHRG from the coding sequence ATGACGACTAGAACGATTTCGGTCGGCGCGCTGGCGCGGGTGGAGGGCGAGGGCGGGCTCGAGATCGTCCTGCGCGATGGCGTGGTGAAGAGCGCGGCGCTGAACATTTTCGAGCCGCCACGCTTTTTCGAGGCGCTGATCCGCGGGCGCGCCTTCACCGAGGCGCCGGACATAGCGGCGCGCATCTGCGGCATTTGTCCCGTCGCCTATCAGATGAGCGCGGTCCATGCCATGGAGGATGCGCTCGGCGTCCGCGTGACCGGGCCGCTGCGCGATCTGCGGCGCCTGCTCTATTGTGGTGAATGGATCGAGAGCCACATGCTGCATGTGCATATGCTGCATATGCCCGATTTTCTCGGCTATGCCGGCGGCGTCGAGATGGCGCGCGATCATGGCGATGTCGTGCGGAGGGGACTCGCGATCAAAAAGGCCGGCAACGAGATCATGACGCTCGTCGGCGGGCGCGAGATTCATCCGATCAATGTGCGCGTCGGCGGCTTCTATCGCGCGCCGCGCAAGCGCGAGCTGCGCGCGCTCTGCGAGCGGCTCGAGCAGGCGCTGAGCCAGGCGCTGGAGGTCGTGCGCTTCGTCGCCGGATTCGATTTTCCAGATTGCGCGCGCGATTATGTCTTCGTGGCGCTACGTCACGAAGGCGAATATCCGTTCAACGAGGGTCGCATCGTGTCGAGCCGCGGGCTAAACATCGCCGCGCGCGAGTTCGACGCGCATTTCGAGGAGTTCCACGTCGAGCGCTCGACGGCGCTGCATGCGCGCATGCGCCACGGCGATGAGGCCTATCTCACCGGCCCGCTCGCCCGCTATGCGCTGAATTTCGAGGCTCTGTCTGTGCTCGCGCGACAGGCGGCGCAGGAGGCGGGCCTCGGATCTGTGTGTTCCAATCCGTATCGCAGCATCATCGTGCGCGCGGTCGAGACCGTCTATGCGCTCGACGAGGCGCTGCGCATCATCGCGCGCTATGAGGAGCCCGATGCGCCCTGCGTCGCGATCGAGCCGCGCGCCGGCGTCGGCCATGCGGCAACGGAAGCGCCGCGCGGCATGCTCTATCACCGCTATCGCCTCGAGGCGGATGGAACGATCGCCGAGGCGGTCATCACGCCGCCGACCTCGCAGAATCAGGGGACGATCGAGGAGGATTTGAAGAGCCTCGTCGGCGGCTTTCTCGATCTGCCGGAGGAGGAGCTGCGCCATCGCTGCGAGCAGACGGTGCGCAATCATGATCCCTGCATCTCCTGCTCGACGCATTTTCTGCGGCTCGACATCCATCGGGGGTGA
- a CDS encoding hydrogenase maturation protease yields MERRIVLCIGNPDRGDDSIGRRVAALLRSAMAELEVVECIGEATLVLDALEGALVAIIVDASLSGAAPGTVRRFDLHGERPALSGDIGWSSHGFGLAEAIGLARALGGLPPVCVLFAIEGVSFAPGAALSAGAAAGAAEAARLILAECAPDRQLSGQASSFDGKIDRPCPRDGKTL; encoded by the coding sequence ATGGAGCGTCGAATCGTCCTGTGCATCGGCAATCCGGATCGGGGCGACGACTCGATCGGCCGCCGCGTCGCGGCCCTTCTCCGGAGCGCCATGGCGGAGCTCGAGGTGGTCGAATGCATCGGCGAGGCGACGCTCGTCCTCGATGCGCTCGAGGGGGCGCTCGTGGCGATCATCGTCGACGCCTCTCTTTCCGGGGCGGCGCCCGGGACAGTGCGGCGCTTTGACCTCCATGGCGAGCGACCGGCGCTTTCGGGCGATATCGGCTGGTCGAGCCATGGCTTCGGCCTCGCCGAGGCGATCGGCCTCGCGCGCGCGCTCGGCGGACTTCCTCCCGTTTGCGTTCTGTTCGCGATCGAGGGGGTGAGCTTCGCGCCGGGCGCGGCTTTGTCGGCAGGGGCGGCGGCGGGCGCAGCGGAGGCCGCGCGCCTGATCCTGGCGGAGTGCGCGCCCGATCGGCAACTTTCCGGGCAGGCGTCGTCCTTCGACGGAAAAATCGACCGACCTTGCCCACGCGACGGAAAAACCCTATAG
- a CDS encoding diguanylate cyclase has protein sequence MADCLPTLLLMHSCVFAVLGAFLFLIWREDLEATEYRWWCAAQFAISVGLALLSFRESYPLLAIGLGNAITLWGVGLVWGGARVFSGRPVDMRLVLVGGAIWLLFFSLSVDAVRIVDRCAISAVYAFLLADEFGSFRRQRTLTLQATTVLAAAHACFGAIVAVVVVVLMARGNFFDPRPFVVAISVEGLSYGLLLGFALLAVTKERAVARQRSMAATDPLTGLSNRRSFDHNADVVIRNSRDEGDSALLIFDLDRLKAINDSFGHSMGDRALTTFGEVAAKSIRNEDFLARIGGDEFALLLTRVDSARAVAVAERIRSAYGSAAAALGDGLASVSVGIALSGRETPDLSALKEAADKALYVAKSGGRNQVFVAQR, from the coding sequence ATGGCGGATTGTCTCCCGACGTTGCTGCTGATGCATTCCTGTGTCTTCGCCGTTCTGGGCGCCTTTCTCTTTCTCATCTGGCGCGAAGATCTGGAGGCCACAGAATATCGCTGGTGGTGTGCGGCTCAGTTCGCGATCAGCGTGGGCCTCGCTCTGCTGTCGTTTCGCGAATCCTATCCTCTTCTCGCGATCGGGCTCGGCAATGCGATCACTCTTTGGGGAGTCGGGCTGGTCTGGGGCGGGGCGCGCGTTTTCAGCGGCCGACCCGTGGATATGCGGCTGGTGCTCGTCGGCGGCGCGATCTGGCTTCTCTTCTTCTCCTTGAGCGTCGACGCCGTTCGCATCGTCGACCGCTGCGCGATCTCCGCCGTCTACGCCTTCCTGCTCGCCGACGAATTCGGCTCGTTTCGCCGACAACGCACTTTGACGCTGCAGGCGACGACCGTGCTCGCCGCCGCGCATGCCTGTTTCGGGGCTATCGTCGCTGTCGTGGTGGTGGTGTTGATGGCTCGCGGCAACTTTTTCGATCCGAGGCCCTTCGTCGTCGCCATCTCCGTGGAGGGGCTGAGCTACGGACTCCTGCTGGGCTTCGCGCTGCTGGCGGTGACGAAGGAGCGGGCCGTTGCGCGCCAGCGGTCCATGGCGGCGACCGACCCGCTGACCGGGCTCTCCAACCGGCGCAGCTTCGATCACAACGCCGATGTGGTGATCCGCAATTCGCGCGACGAAGGCGATTCCGCTCTGCTCATCTTCGATCTCGATCGGCTGAAGGCGATCAATGACAGTTTCGGCCATTCGATGGGCGACCGCGCCTTGACCACCTTCGGCGAGGTGGCGGCCAAGAGCATTCGCAACGAGGATTTTCTGGCGCGCATCGGCGGCGACGAATTCGCGCTTCTGCTGACGCGCGTCGACAGCGCGCGGGCCGTCGCGGTGGCCGAGCGCATTCGTTCGGCCTATGGCTCCGCCGCGGCGGCGCTCGGCGACGGCCTCGCCTCCGTCAGCGTCGGCATCGCGCTCTCCGGGCGTGAGACGCCCGATCTCTCCGCGCTGAAAGAGGCCGCCGACAAGGCGCTCTATGTCGCCAAATCGGGCGGCCGCAATCAAGTCTTCGTCGCGCAGCGATAA
- the ureG gene encoding urease accessory protein UreG, with the protein MTAPRSPHGPLRVGVGGPVGSGKTALMDRLCKALRDKYRLAAITNDIYTKEDAEFLTRSGALAPDRIIGVETGGCPHTAIREDASANLAAVAEMNRKFPDLDLILIESGGDNLAATFSPELADITLYVIDVSAGDKIPRKGGPGITRSDLLIINKIDLAPLVGASLEVMDRDARRMRGERPFVFANLKENVGLDTIAAFIERMGGLI; encoded by the coding sequence ATGACCGCGCCCCGCTCTCCCCATGGCCCCTTGCGCGTCGGCGTCGGCGGCCCCGTCGGCTCCGGCAAGACGGCGCTGATGGACCGGCTCTGCAAAGCGCTGCGCGACAAATATCGCCTCGCCGCGATCACCAATGACATCTACACGAAAGAGGACGCCGAGTTTCTCACCCGCTCCGGGGCGCTCGCGCCCGATCGCATCATCGGCGTCGAGACCGGCGGCTGTCCGCATACGGCGATCCGCGAGGACGCCTCCGCCAATCTCGCGGCTGTCGCCGAGATGAACCGCAAATTTCCGGACCTCGATCTGATCCTCATCGAGAGCGGCGGCGACAATCTCGCCGCCACCTTCAGCCCGGAGCTGGCCGACATCACGCTCTATGTCATAGACGTCTCGGCCGGTGACAAGATTCCGCGCAAGGGCGGCCCCGGCATCACGCGCTCCGACCTTCTCATCATCAACAAGATCGACCTCGCGCCGCTGGTCGGCGCCTCGCTCGAGGTGATGGACCGCGACGCCCGCCGCATGCGCGGCGAGCGGCCCTTCGTCTTCGCCAATCTGAAGGAGAATGTCGGGCTCGACACGATCGCCGCCTTCATCGAGCGCATGGGCGGGCTGATCTGA
- a CDS encoding urease accessory protein UreF — MVEPCDWLLKLLTWMSPAYPVGGFAFSHGLEWAVETSDVGNRGDLESYIGAALEKGGGWSDLVFLAASWRAARTDDADALDDVADLAAAWRGSAETALESRHQGAAFARATCAAFPGTPLDALAQRRGDEIAFPVAVGAAMAGAPLEAALIAFAQAFAANLVSAGVRLIPLGQTDGLLALAALAPIVTRAAHVAQEAPLDMLSTSALRIDIASMRHETQYTRLFRS; from the coding sequence ATGGTTGAGCCCTGCGACTGGCTCCTAAAGCTGTTGACATGGATGTCGCCGGCCTATCCGGTCGGCGGCTTCGCTTTCAGTCACGGGCTGGAATGGGCCGTGGAGACCAGCGACGTCGGCAACCGCGGCGACCTCGAATCCTACATTGGCGCGGCGCTCGAAAAGGGCGGAGGCTGGAGCGATCTCGTCTTCCTCGCAGCGAGCTGGCGCGCCGCGCGCACGGATGACGCCGACGCCCTCGACGACGTCGCCGATCTCGCCGCCGCTTGGCGCGGCAGCGCTGAAACGGCGCTCGAATCGCGCCATCAGGGCGCGGCCTTTGCGCGCGCCACATGCGCCGCTTTTCCCGGGACGCCACTCGACGCGCTGGCGCAGCGCCGCGGCGACGAGATCGCCTTTCCCGTCGCCGTCGGCGCGGCGATGGCGGGTGCGCCGCTCGAGGCCGCGCTCATCGCTTTTGCGCAGGCCTTCGCCGCCAATCTCGTCTCCGCCGGCGTGCGGCTCATCCCGCTCGGCCAGACCGACGGACTGCTGGCGCTCGCCGCCCTCGCGCCCATCGTCACCCGCGCCGCGCACGTCGCGCAAGAAGCGCCGCTCGACATGCTCTCCACTTCCGCCCTGCGCATAGACATCGCGTCCATGCGTCACGAAACGCAATATACGAGGCTGTTCCGCTCATGA
- a CDS encoding urease accessory protein UreE: protein MRAAHVLLAGSWDKKRERGTATLDWDERHRRRRSLTSDQGEPFLLDLAEAARLADGDGLALEDGSVIRVVAKQESVLEIRAGTAGLARLAYHLGNRHLAIQIFADRLVIREDAVIAAMVDGLGGVATRRELPFDPEGGAYDGHATHGHNHHHNHDRHHEHGHAHGHGHGHG, encoded by the coding sequence ATGCGAGCGGCTCATGTTCTTCTCGCCGGAAGCTGGGACAAGAAGCGCGAGCGCGGAACCGCGACTCTCGACTGGGACGAGCGGCATCGCAGGCGGCGCAGCCTGACCAGCGATCAGGGCGAGCCCTTTCTGCTCGATCTCGCCGAAGCGGCGCGGCTCGCCGACGGCGACGGGCTCGCGCTCGAGGACGGCTCGGTGATCCGCGTGGTGGCGAAGCAGGAGTCGGTTCTCGAAATTCGGGCGGGGACGGCCGGACTCGCGCGCCTCGCCTATCATCTCGGCAACCGCCATCTCGCCATTCAGATTTTCGCCGATCGACTCGTCATTCGCGAGGATGCGGTGATCGCCGCCATGGTCGATGGGCTGGGCGGCGTCGCGACACGCCGCGAGCTGCCCTTCGATCCGGAAGGCGGCGCCTATGACGGTCATGCGACGCATGGTCATAACCATCATCATAATCACGATCGTCACCACGAACATGGCCACGCTCATGGTCATGGACATGGACATGGTTGA